The window CAGATACTGTGATATTGCTACTCTTAAAGTGCAAAGACTAACTTTTGGGTAATGATCTAATTACATATATATGTAGGAAACCTTTTAATTACTTTACAATTGACTTTAATATACCAAAGCAACATGCATATAGTGAGACTCCCTCTCAATCTCTGATACCATATAAACTGTAACAATGAAACTGGTAAACGAAAACCTACAGCAGTATACCGGtttccagattaaaaaaaaacaaacaaaaaaagagtttgGAGCATTAAAGTTGAGTTAAAAGTCCCTGCAAAGTGTGCACAAAAATAGTACCACCACTCAGCCATCTGCCTCATCTTGAACTGACAGGTGAAACATTTGCATTGTCTAAAAGCACCGTCTGCTTCCAGTCACGCTGTCTTGCCTCTTGGTGTTGTCTGAATATCAGCGGCtgtaacacatgcacacaggaaACATAACTCACTCACAAACTAACATACGCTCAAACTTACCAGAACACAATGTTTACCACAACGTAGAGAAGGACACACTGAAAGGGTTTTTCCCACACCAGGACAGACTGCAGGTAGGTCAGGACGGGCTCATAGGGCCCCAGCCTGGACTGAAGTGCAGCTTTGACAGCCCGTACCTGACCGTCTCTCTCGCTGGAGCTTGAACGACTTCGAAGGCAGACATTAGACCCCTGCTTGGCAGAGCAATCCCCCACAGCTGCCTCTTGCATTGCCCCACTGTGAGCCATCTTAGCGTCCTACTGTCGACAAAGTAAGCCTGTAAAATAAAGACTTAAGCTAAGTGGAACCATGTAAACAGCTTCATGAGGGGCACCACAGCGCCGCTCCACTGACAACTATGCTAACAGATTTTTAAGCTAAAAGCAAGTGACACCAGCTGAACCACTTGATTACACTCTAATAGCACACATCTGGTTATATTAAAGTGAAATATCACATCAAAGCAAAGGTATAAAGGCTTAAAAATAAGCTGACACTTactattttgtcattttttttttggcagaaatGCGGCGCTTGTTTCGGGAGCTTACAATATGGCGTCACCTCTTTTTTTCTGAGCCCTCAGCGACCCAATCAGAGTCCGCTTGGTCCCTGCGTCATGGTGCATTCAGGTTCAGTAGGGatatttattcttgttttgAAGAACTTCGTGTCCAAAGTAAAGAGCCAGTCGGGCTGTAATTTTCGACACCACTTAATCGAAAACCTGACCCATTTTCGATTCAGCCATCTACGAGCACATCTCTTTCCTcggttaaaaaaatacaatcatcTCGTATAATTCAGTAGTTATGACCTATTAATGAAAATTGCTTGTTATTAAAATAACTTAACTGTCCTGTCTAAATAACCTAAATGTAACTGTACACCTGAAGGTTTAGTAAGCTACTGTATTTTATCTCTTAGAGACAGTGGGTTTATCTAACATGTACAGGCTCCCCGTGGTCACACTCTGGAATAACACCGATGGATGCAACCATAGAGgcaattaaaaagaagaagaagaagaagaatgaagaaTCTTGCACCTCTTTACTTGGCTCCCATCCCCATCAAGCTGTTTAACCCtgtatttcattgttttattaatcACTTAGTAAATATTATCAGCAGCTCTTTACAGACCGTTTCTCTCACATGTAATCGTGCTGCTACTCAGGCAAAATAACTTAGAACCATCAGTTCATAACAAAGTTACCTTTAAAATGCTTCATTTAGTTCATGAAGCTCTCAGTGGTTTGGCCCTTAGTACATCTCTGACTTGCTCAGTGTCTATAACCAGATTAGACCTCTCAGGTCACCAGGTGCAGTTCTTTTAACTGTTCCCAAAATTACATCTAATTGGGCTGAGGGTACTTTCAGTTCTTGCGGGCCTGTTCTTTGAAACAAGCTGCCTGTGTTATTATACAGCAGTGTAGCTGGCAGGATTAGGACCCAAACTCCCAAAATGAAATGTAACGCAAAGGCAGATTGACTGGACCCTATATAAGTGGGTCAAAAATGTATTAGAATCGATCTGTTTTTATGCCACTTTTGTCACTGTGGTTAAGAATAATCTTTTGTATTATAATTTGGAACACACATGAATGatttcatgtttaaaatattgtttattttcacttcttaaacatttttgatgtttttaaaacattctAAAAATtggaaaggggggaaaaaattacaCAACAGCAACAGAAGGATTGGGGTTTGCAGTTGGGAGAAACCCTCCGGATGACTTCTCATGTGTGGTGTGACGAGCTCCTCCGAGAGCTCAGTGAGCTCAGTGATACCACTCTTGAATTCCAGGTGCTGAGCCATGAAAAAAAGGTGGTCATTTGTGGTGATGCTGTGCCCTATGTTTCTGAATCTACTGCACTGCTGGACAGTGTTTTCCTCTAAATTCTTCTGAACGTCTTCCCCTGGTTGTCTCCCTGTGTAAATCATTCCATCTATTGCATAGGAGATGCATGCATCATAAACCCAGATGATCTTTAGGCCATATGTGGCAGATTTGTTTGGCatgaaatggtccaaaaaatatatatcctTGACAGTCACAATTGAGAAGAATAAAGGGTTCCCAGTTACATTAGTGTGTGTCATTAGTCTCTTTATTGTATCAAATGGCTAGGCAGAATGATCGAGCTGGTAAGGATGTGCAAATGTGTGGAAATGTGCCAACGAGTGTGCTGAAATGGTGGAAGGAGTACTCTGAGGAACAgaagaatgaagaaaatgagagagaggaggatggatggaggacagttagtgaatcaggaagtccagaggattagtaaggaggaagtgagggcagctatgaagaggatgaagagtggacaGGCAGTTGGTTCAGCCAGCTTGgggagtgttgatggagaagaagGTCAGAAGGTATttccactgtgtctttgtggatctagtgAAAGTATTTAGCAgggaactgtggtactgtatgaggagtggcagagaagtatgtgagggtggtgcagaagatgtatgaggacagcaagACAGTGCTGAGGTGTCTGGTCGGAGTGACTCTGAGTTCCTTCTTgcttgcagtggtgatggacaagtTGAGGTCAgtcaggagtctctgtggactatgatgtttgtagatgacactgtgatctgtagtgagaatAGGGAGCAGGTCAAAGAGAACCTGaaaaggtggaggtatgctctggagagaataGGAATTAAAGTCAGTagaaacaagacaaaatacatgtgtatgaatgagaggGGGACAGGtgaaacagtgaagctgcaaagaGTAgagtagtgaaggtagatgagttgaACTACCCGGGGTCaatcatccaaagcaatggacatgttggtgtgacagaagaagatgtgagggatagagtgagatggaggcagatgatcagctgtggtgacccctaaagggagcagccagaagATGAATAAGAGTTAAATTAGGATTTGTTTGTggtatttatggtgtttttagCCTGTTGAAGCGAAGCATTAGAATATCATCCCGGAATACTCGCTTTTATGGTCCCTTACGGCGCTACATACTCCGATACGGACGGTGGCAGCACACGTTTACAGTTGCTTTGCGAGTTCCTAACCAACAATAGAAGAAGTCTGCTTCAAGCGTCACCGTGGAACCAAGCGGGAAGGAGCGGGCAGGAGGTGAAGCGGTGTGAGAGCAGCGGCTATTTTCTTCTATTATTTAGCTAGCAGGCAGACTACCAGGGCTAGCTAAATAAGGGGCGACTGAAGACGGAACATGCCGCGGGAAATCATAACGCTTCAGCTCGGACAATGCGGAAACCAGAGTATGTGCAACGACATTGATGACGTTAAAACCgctacagctttttttttttttattgttagctGTGCGAGATGTCACCAGATTGTCATACATTCTGCTGTGTAACGACACTAGCTAACTGCTAATAATAAGTCGAGCTAACTTTAAATACATCAGAAACAACGACCTTGCAGCCTAGCTAACCTATGGCTGATGGTGTCTGTAAATATAATGTCACAGAGTACAAGTTACCATTAGCTTGCCTTTGTGTTATTAAGATGCATTTTACGGTAACTGGCACCTGTGCTTAGACTGAAGTTGCGCGAATTTAACTAATTAAAGCGAACATGTTTTGTTGACTTGTTCGCTTCCCTGTTTCTCAGTCGGGTTTGAGTTTTGGAAGCAGCTGTGTGCAGAGCATGGCATCAGTCCAGAGGGGATTGTTGAGGAGTTTGCCACAGAAGGCACCGACAGAAAGGATGTATTCTTCTATCAGGTAACTGTAGCAGAAGTACTCTGCTTCACAGCGCATAATCTGTCTTGCTACGAGTTATAGTTGGCCTATATTTTGTGCACTGCAGAGTATACAGTATACCCAGCCTCTATCTGGTGGCGCTTATGTGCAGCTGAAGTGCAGCCACAGTATTTGCCACTAGATGGCGTGCTTGTATTGTAAACTGAAATCAAGACCCTGCAGAGAGACAACAAACTCAAGACTGTGCAGTGTCTTAATCTAACCACTGGTTGTTGATAAAACACCTCAGGCTGACGATGAGCACTACATCCCTCGTGCAGTGCTCCTCGACTTGGAGCCCCGCGTGATCCACTCCATCCTCAACTCCCCATATGCAAACCTGTACAACCCAGAGAACATCTACCTGTCAGAGCACGGTGGTGGTGCTGGGAACAACTGGGCAAGCGGCTATGCACAGGTGATCACCAGATATAAgccatctcttttttttcagctttgccccattaagaaagaaaagaaataaaaaaggataTTAATGCATCTAAAAATCTGCTCTGACTTCTTTACCTGTAGGGCAAAAAAATTCAAGAGGACATCTTCGACATCATTGACAGAGAGGCAGATGGCAGTGACAGTCTGGAGGCAAGTCTATCGTTTATCACATACTGACTGTCCCAGAGGGCTGGAGTGATTGAGGTTGTGGCAGTGTGGAATTTTTAAAATTGGTTTAAGAGTAAATTGATATGGTTGTGTGTAGAAATATTGCATTTGAAGAGCAGCTTGCAAATGAAGCCTAAACCTTATTCCCGCATTAAAGTATCAGGTATTTGTTGTTAATGGGAGGGATTACTTTAGTTTAAACATGTAGAAATTACAGGGATTTTCTGTCTAAACTTGTGAACAGATTTTAGGCCTCCTTCTGTGTTTCTTTGTAGTTTTGTGGTCATGCTGCAATCCCATTTGTCTCTTTGTGATCATTTCTGGTTTTCTGGTAATGGTTTTGTCATCATTTTGTGTCTCCCTGTGgtcattttgtgtctctttgtagtGGAGCAgttggtgtctgtgtgtctctttgttgtcattttgcATCTCGGCGATAATTTCGTCTCTCTTTGTGGTCGTGTGGTCAGTTTTGGTGTCTCTGGGGttgatttgtgtttcttttcagtgACTTTTTGGAGGTGACGCTCAGTCTAGTCTCTCTAAACCCATTTGTTGGCTGAATAGTGGTATGGAATAGTTGATTTTACTCCGGCACGAGTTCTGTCAGGCTTTAAGGGagactgttgtgtatttgttgtgGTGAAATGCACGTAGAAATGAATGACTTGATAGAAACGGCATGCTAAAATGGTGCCAGAGCCTGTCATCTTAAAACCAGCACAGCCCCAGCCGTGCCTCACTATTAttcttagctttttttttttcttctcttcagtGAACTTTCTTCAGCTGCCAGCCTCCCATAAAATAACACTCGCATTTCCCTTCGAAGGTCTGCAATTTCTGTAACTCATTCACATTATGACCCCACATTATTATTTAGTGTGTGCACTCGTGTGTGCATTGGATAGGAACGTGGGCTGGGCTGCCGTAGGCATGTGTATGTTGGCAGGGTGTGGCGTGCAGTATGTCTGGTGATAATAGCCGGGCAAGTGTAGAAGGCAGGTATTACTGGGCTGTCTTGGGGGGGTGAGAGAGCCTATTTGTGAGGTGGGGCTGAATTCCCATTTATATAACTGCCTAGGAAGAGAGGTGTTTGCAcaaccacacacgcacacatttaGCGTTCTGCTTCAGAAGAGTTCACAGTAAGCTTCACACGTGTGGCACACACTGTAGCTTGAAATTGCAGGTATTGAGTAACCCTTTGCCTTTGTAGGGATTTGTCCTGTGTCACTCGATTGCTGGGGGCACGGGTTCGGGGCTGGGATCGTATCTCCTGGAGAGGCTCAATGACAGGTTGACATGCACGCATTCAACTCGATCacttgcattttctttttcttgcgaTATAGTATGAATGAATAATGTATCATTTTTGTCCCCCAGGTACCCAAAGAAGCTGGTACAGACTTACTCTGTCTTCCCAAACCAGGATGAGATGAGTGATGTGGTTGTTCAGCCATACAACTCGCTGCTGACGCTAAAGAGGCTCACCCAGAATGCAGACTGCGTggtgagcagcagcattttaaaatgatgaataCTAATTAATCCCATTGCTTTCTTGGCATCATTACACACCCGTGGCACTAAATAGTCTCATAAGATGGCAAATGAATCTGCATTTTTTGGAAAGCCCTGGTTAGCTTGTAACTGTACCAttcaaaacaaagttaaaattAACCAAATTGTTCAACTGTTTCACTGTGAGCCAAAATgggaaattaaaacttttttttttttttccaggaaaaataataatgtgacgTCAGAGTTAAATAGATTTGGCTTCATGTGCTCTGATGCTATTGCCAGGAGTCAAAATCTAAGAAGCACATACtagtacatacactcactgaccatttcattaggtacacctgtttaactGCTTGTAAACACTAATCTCTAACCAGCCAataacatggcagcaactcagtgcatttaaatatgtagacatggtcaagaagacctgcagaagttcaaactgagcatcagaacagggaagaaaggtgattttatGCGACTTTGAATATGGCATGGCTCTTGGTGCTAGATGGGCTGATTTCAgaaagtatttcagaaactggtgatcttctgggattttcTTGCACAACcatttctagggtttacagagactggtcagagaaagagagaatatCCAGTGAacagggtgaaaatgccttgtcagaggtcagaggagaatggccaggctGCTTGAAGCTGATAGGagggcagcagtaactcaaataaccacttgttaacCACTGAAAAAGTTTCTTAAAGGTCTGTTTTacattgaggtttttttttttgacttgtcAATGTGATACTGCCCCTCCCATTTATATCCTAAGTATAAAAATtgtaaagccttttttttcccccaatgtGACCACCCTGTTGTAAGTTGTCTTTGAAGGTTATTTAAATTATATCATATTTGCCATTAAGTACTACAGCTTAGTCTCTGACAGAGCCTTTGATGCACCTTTTTATggcattttgtttgtattttaaaatcacACAATCTTGTTTTATGATGCTACTGACAGATatagactgttttttttccccccttgaaCTCTTATCAGTTCCTTTTGTTGAAAGTCTGCTCTCGAGGCTGCTCTACTACTTGTCTAGCAGACTAATAAAGAAGCAAACTGGAGTGCCGGCCTTGAGGCCTAACAAATGCTATCTAATATCGAACTTATTAAATCTGAGTCCTGAATTGGTGATTGTATTAGTCTGAGATGCTCTGACAGTCTAATGGTGTTTCCTCTTTAATACCTACTTCCTTCAGGGTCTTGCATAAGGCCCCCATGTTGATTAAATTAGCCAGAGAGCTAATAGAATCTGCCCAAGAATTGGTCCCCCTGTTGAGACTGTACAGTGTGTCTTTTATATTCAACTCCTCCAACAACAGCACACTGTATTGCTTCTTAAGAGGTTCCTTTACTGCGTCATTACTGCGATACCCTCTCACTCTTTCTTGAACATTGTAGCAGTGTATTGACTTTGACTGTGCTGTTTTGCTGGGGAGCTTTTCCCTCTCCcctgtttttcctcttcatcTGTCTAATCATTTGCcccgtgtgtgtctgtgtgtctgtgttaggTGGTTTTGGATAACACCGCTCTAAATCGCATTGCCACAGACAGGCTGCATATCCAGAACCCCTCGTTCTCCCAGATCAATCAGCTGGTGAGTGAGCGATTATAACTCTGTGTTACAGCCGCTGCTTCTGGTTTTGTCAGTCAGCAGGTCTTAGTAATAGGTGTAGTTTACAGTCTTCCTTGCTGTATTTGAACAAAGGCAAATGTTGAAACAGGCTGCACGAGACGTTGCAGCCAATACAGAATTACAAGATTCACGAACTAGTTTGACAAGTTGGTTGAACTTTAAAAATGGATTTCAGGTTTCTTGAACCGCACTCGGCTGCACTTTCCAAATGGTTTAACTTGCTTGACTTGAACCACAGTTGGAGGTTTTGAATTTGGGCTTGCTCTTTTTAGAGCCAAATAGTgtggccaaaaataaataaataaataaagcctcAGCTTGGGTGTTGATAcacaatttctgtttttatattattttgtgGGAAGATGAAAACATAACTGGTTTTTCACTAAAGCTGATCAATTGTAACACAGTTAATGGATGTATAGTGCAGAAACCAAATTTCCAGTGAACTGAAGTCATCCAAGTCTGCTTGAACATTCATTCATGCAGGTTTCCACCATTATGTCTGCAAGCACAACCACTCTGCGCTACCCAGGCTACATGAACAATGACCTTATTGGCCTGATCGCGTCGCTTATCCCTACACCCCGTCTCCACTTCCTTATGACTGGATACACACCTCTCACTACTGACCAGTCGGTGAGTTGTGTCCTTTTGTGATGTTGCATGAGATTAGAAAATAATCCCAgtgttgttgcatttgaaatcaGCCCACCCTACTGTTTCTCAGGTTGCTAGTGTGAGGAAAACCACAGTGTTGGATGTGATGAGGAGACTCCTGCAACCCAAGAATGTGATGGTGTCCACAGGAAGAGAGAGGCAGCCCAGCCACTGCTACATCGCTATCCTCAACATCATCCAGGGGGAGGTCGACCCGACACAGGTACAATTGTGCATTAAGTGTTTGAGGTGGTGAACTGATCCAACATAATAATGTTAGGACTGTATTCAAACATATGTGAACTTGACTGTAGGTGCATAAAAGCCTCCAAAGGATCCGGGAACGTAAACTTGCCAGTTTCATTCCCTGGGGTCCTGCCAGCATCCAGGTGGCTTTGTCCAGAAAGTCCCCGTACCTGCCCTCAGCTCACCGAGTCAGCGGCCTGATGATGGCCAACCACACAAGTATCTCCTCTGTAAGTGCTTTTCTTCTCTCAGCGCGGTCAGTTACGGTCACTTCCAGTGTGTTTTTATGCAGTTATGTAGTTTTGACTTTAACTTTGTTCATATTTGAGCATATCCAGCGAGCTGCTACAGCACAGCAGCTTAATGGGAAATTCCAGAAAAATTAGATTTTGGATTATCACGCTGCCAAAGAAGACATTTCCTCAAAACGACATCATCTTTTTACTAAAAGAAACTATAGCCATGTCATTTCATTATATTACTTGATCTAAGATGATTTAGAAAGCCTTTACTGGTGGTCACACTGCAGGGCTTTTTCTCACTAAGCAAAGTCCTAAATTTAAGCAAAGGGAAATGACTCCTCCGAGTTTCAGTAATTCATTCGTTTTCCATTCCCGTAACACCAAGgtgaagaaacaaaacagaaagtgtGACCGTTTTAAAGAAGTCAGAATAAACCTGAAACCTGATGTTACTTTCTTTTGCTGCCCCACAGTTGTTTGAGCGGACGTGCAGGCAGTACGACAAACTGCGTAAGCGCGAGGCCTTCCTGGAGCAGTTCCGCAAAGAGGACATATTCAAGGACAACTTTGATGAGCTGGACAACTCAAGGGAAGTTGTCCAGCAGCTGGTCGACGAGTACAGCGCAGCAACACGGCCCGACTATATTTCCTGGGGTACGCAGGAACAGTGAACAGACTTTTTGTTATATACTTAATTCTCAGTCTTCTTGACTTCCCaaaattgttttattacatGTAGATGTCACAGTAGTTATTTGGCTATAGCCGCTtctctgaataaaaaaagaGTATTTATTGGCTTGCTTTCACATGTAATACTGTAGTGTTTGTGTCTCCAAGTTAGAGACTTTCATTAATGTTAACCAAAAAAAGTCGCATCCTGGAGA is drawn from Archocentrus centrarchus isolate MPI-CPG fArcCen1 chromosome 8, fArcCen1, whole genome shotgun sequence and contains these coding sequences:
- the tubg1 gene encoding tubulin gamma-1 chain, whose protein sequence is MPREIITLQLGQCGNQIGFEFWKQLCAEHGISPEGIVEEFATEGTDRKDVFFYQADDEHYIPRAVLLDLEPRVIHSILNSPYANLYNPENIYLSEHGGGAGNNWASGYAQGKKIQEDIFDIIDREADGSDSLEGFVLCHSIAGGTGSGLGSYLLERLNDRYPKKLVQTYSVFPNQDEMSDVVVQPYNSLLTLKRLTQNADCVVVLDNTALNRIATDRLHIQNPSFSQINQLVSTIMSASTTTLRYPGYMNNDLIGLIASLIPTPRLHFLMTGYTPLTTDQSVASVRKTTVLDVMRRLLQPKNVMVSTGRERQPSHCYIAILNIIQGEVDPTQVHKSLQRIRERKLASFIPWGPASIQVALSRKSPYLPSAHRVSGLMMANHTSISSLFERTCRQYDKLRKREAFLEQFRKEDIFKDNFDELDNSREVVQQLVDEYSAATRPDYISWGTQEQ